The Verrucomicrobiota bacterium genome has a segment encoding these proteins:
- a CDS encoding metal ABC transporter substrate-binding protein, translated as MKSTLLLALITALGCLPTQAKLNVVATTPDIGAIAREVGGNLVELSVLARPTEDPHFVDAKPSFVLKLNHAQVLLEGGAELESGWLPALLDQSRNPRVAAGGPGRVACNRGIAMKEVPTTLDRSQGDIHAGGNPHYLVDPVNAAIVANNIVDAFCQADPGNSAIYRDNHKKFITQLETKLGAWKKTLSPFEGRHVVAYHNSWIYFADRFGLKIELHLEPKPGIPPTPTHLAAVIERMKKDKANVIIVDPYLNRRTAEKVASETGASIVDVSQFPGGVKGTDGGYIVLMDYLINSLAKALAK; from the coding sequence ATGAAATCAACTCTTCTACTTGCCTTAATCACTGCCTTGGGATGCCTGCCTACCCAAGCGAAACTTAATGTCGTTGCCACCACGCCGGATATCGGGGCCATCGCCCGGGAAGTCGGCGGCAACCTGGTGGAACTTTCCGTGCTGGCGCGGCCCACCGAAGACCCGCACTTTGTGGATGCCAAACCTAGCTTTGTGCTCAAACTGAATCACGCCCAAGTGCTGCTGGAAGGCGGCGCGGAATTGGAATCCGGCTGGCTGCCCGCGTTGCTGGACCAATCGCGCAACCCGCGCGTCGCTGCTGGCGGCCCCGGTCGCGTGGCCTGCAATCGCGGGATTGCCATGAAGGAAGTGCCGACCACTCTGGACCGATCCCAAGGCGACATTCATGCCGGTGGCAACCCCCATTACCTCGTGGACCCGGTCAATGCCGCTATCGTGGCGAATAACATCGTTGACGCCTTCTGCCAGGCTGATCCCGGCAATAGCGCGATCTATCGCGATAACCATAAGAAATTCATCACCCAGCTTGAGACGAAATTGGGCGCGTGGAAGAAAACCCTGAGTCCGTTTGAAGGTCGGCACGTTGTTGCATACCATAATTCATGGATATACTTTGCCGATCGGTTCGGATTGAAAATCGAATTACATCTGGAACCGAAACCCGGCATCCCTCCCACGCCCACCCACTTGGCGGCAGTGATTGAGCGCATGAAAAAGGACAAGGCCAATGTCATCATCGTGGATCCCTATCTCAACCGGCGCACGGCCGAAAAAGTAGCCAGTGAAACCGGCGCGAGCATCGTGGACGTTTCCCAATTTCCGGGCGGCGTGAAAGGCACCGACGGGGGATATATCGTCCTGATGGATTACCTGATCAACTCCCTGGCCAAGGCGTTGGCCAAGTGA
- a CDS encoding polysaccharide biosynthesis tyrosine autokinase, protein MLPVEMPPPAPAAAESAHQDHSSDLRGIIYTVLDKAWILVLCVTIAALYASYHVKHAPRIYEATATIQVQTEENKLVKVERVMQEDLRNYEVLNTIVQKFYSRSLMELVVDDLKLTQHPAFVTPGSKEPAKRENVVGAISGMVRATLRRGTRLIDISVLGIYPELNASIANSLVEQYMAQDFQFSSSTTKGAYTYLRDESERLKKKLEASEQTLQKYREEAGTVSFQQGQDVVGLQLKDTSAKYLYARADAANRETTYKQFKNIGRSVSELLLVPQIIAMPSVMESRAQAARQEQEFKVLCFRYREKHSKYVVAAFQLEEARKAFTNAVLDAAEMLNNNLRMDFENAKKQELIFEKELREAEAAALAFSRQAIHFSLLSRDVDSDRALFETVINRLKETSLTTDLKPEKIRSIQAALRPQVPVSPNVQRIYMTAILAGFMAGLMFILGLNAMDSSFKSVEQAESALNLRVLTVIPKLKELRGITNRVVAAEGSVSTGAESFRTLRTSLSMLGHPEDRRSFLFTSAFPQEGKTFTSMNFSVSLAQQGLRTILIDADLRRPSVEEFITGKHGQCPGVTDYLHGTKKLSELVQKSNTIENLFWVPAGKVAPNPSELLAQGGFFKVLDEALQNYDCVVVDSAPIQAVSDTLLIVKRIQTTVLVLRGQKSPRKPVQRSVQLLANAGARLGGVVLNFVTLRGRGYYYNGYYEGYYASYGYGYGKDRKSSGSKSGVEKTDDSKKAGK, encoded by the coding sequence ATGCTGCCTGTCGAAATGCCCCCGCCCGCCCCTGCCGCTGCTGAATCCGCGCACCAGGACCACTCCAGTGATCTGCGTGGTATTATCTATACCGTCTTGGATAAAGCTTGGATATTGGTATTGTGTGTTACCATTGCTGCTCTCTATGCGTCGTATCACGTCAAACATGCGCCCCGCATTTACGAGGCCACCGCCACCATTCAAGTCCAGACCGAGGAAAATAAACTCGTCAAGGTGGAACGCGTGATGCAGGAAGATTTACGCAATTATGAAGTGCTTAACACCATCGTGCAGAAATTCTACAGTCGTTCCCTCATGGAACTCGTTGTGGATGATCTAAAACTGACCCAGCATCCGGCATTTGTCACGCCGGGCTCAAAGGAACCGGCCAAACGCGAAAATGTCGTGGGTGCCATCTCGGGAATGGTGCGGGCCACTCTCCGCCGTGGGACCCGCCTGATTGACATTTCCGTCTTAGGCATCTACCCGGAATTGAACGCGAGCATCGCCAATTCACTCGTCGAACAGTACATGGCCCAGGATTTCCAGTTTAGTTCTTCCACCACCAAAGGCGCCTACACTTATCTGCGCGATGAGTCGGAACGGCTTAAGAAGAAATTGGAAGCCTCCGAGCAGACCTTGCAGAAATACCGGGAGGAAGCGGGTACGGTTTCCTTCCAGCAGGGGCAGGATGTCGTGGGCCTGCAGTTGAAAGATACGAGCGCGAAATACCTCTATGCTCGTGCCGACGCCGCCAACCGGGAAACCACTTACAAGCAATTCAAGAATATCGGACGCAGTGTCTCGGAATTGCTGCTGGTTCCCCAAATCATCGCTATGCCATCGGTCATGGAATCTCGCGCCCAAGCCGCCCGGCAGGAGCAGGAATTTAAGGTCTTATGTTTCCGCTATCGGGAAAAGCACTCCAAATACGTGGTCGCTGCCTTCCAGTTGGAGGAGGCGCGCAAGGCTTTCACCAACGCCGTGCTGGATGCCGCCGAAATGTTAAATAACAATCTGCGCATGGATTTTGAAAACGCCAAGAAACAAGAGCTTATCTTCGAGAAGGAACTGCGTGAGGCCGAGGCGGCGGCCCTCGCGTTTAGCCGACAGGCGATTCATTTCAGCCTCCTCTCCCGCGATGTGGACTCCGACCGCGCCCTCTTTGAAACGGTAATTAACCGGCTCAAGGAGACCTCCCTGACCACCGATCTGAAGCCGGAGAAAATCCGTTCGATCCAGGCGGCACTTCGTCCACAGGTGCCCGTCTCCCCGAACGTTCAACGCATCTACATGACGGCGATCCTCGCCGGTTTTATGGCCGGGCTGATGTTTATCTTGGGCTTAAACGCCATGGATTCCTCCTTTAAGTCCGTCGAACAGGCCGAGTCTGCCCTCAACCTGCGTGTGCTGACGGTTATTCCCAAGCTCAAGGAACTCAGAGGAATCACCAATCGAGTCGTCGCTGCGGAAGGTTCTGTCTCCACGGGTGCCGAATCCTTCCGCACGCTGCGCACCTCCTTGTCCATGCTCGGGCACCCGGAAGATCGCCGGAGCTTTCTCTTCACCAGCGCATTTCCTCAGGAAGGTAAAACGTTTACCTCCATGAATTTTAGCGTCAGTCTCGCCCAACAGGGGTTGCGCACCATCCTCATTGACGCCGATCTGCGCCGTCCCAGCGTCGAAGAGTTCATCACTGGCAAGCATGGTCAGTGTCCCGGCGTGACTGACTATCTGCACGGTACGAAAAAACTTTCGGAACTGGTTCAAAAATCTAATACCATAGAAAACCTGTTTTGGGTGCCTGCTGGCAAAGTGGCGCCCAACCCCTCCGAACTGCTGGCGCAAGGCGGCTTCTTCAAAGTGCTGGATGAAGCACTGCAAAACTATGATTGTGTCGTTGTCGATTCTGCTCCCATCCAGGCGGTCAGTGACACATTGCTCATTGTCAAACGAATCCAGACAACGGTGCTCGTGTTGCGCGGCCAAAAATCACCCCGCAAACCCGTCCAGCGTTCGGTGCAATTGCTTGCCAACGCTGGCGCCCGCTTGGGTGGGGTTGTGCTCAATTTCGTGACGTTGCGCGGCCGTGGCTACTATTACAACGGCTATTATGAAGGCTACTATGCCAGCTATGGCTACGGCTACGGCAAGGATAGAAAATCATCTGGCAGCAAATCAGGCGTCGAAAAAACTGACGACTCGAAAAAAGCGGGGAAATAA
- a CDS encoding polysaccharide biosynthesis/export family protein — protein sequence MTYRCFSLSVFAALASALVAMAQTNSLPPASERVKETVQLIRPGHTIQMRVYPEDDLATRTVVDSKGMVNLPQLGSVQVGGLTVEDAAKLIQELYAKGYLVNPQVDLQLVLGEAAAAAVKLSHFSVLGQVAKPGTIDLPPEESVNLLQAIAMAGGYTRLGSPAKITLVRMENGQPKIYKLNADKMLNDRKNKPFEILPNDIITVGEKLF from the coding sequence ATGACATACCGATGTTTCAGTCTGTCAGTCTTCGCCGCCTTGGCTAGTGCCTTGGTGGCGATGGCGCAAACCAATTCCCTTCCACCCGCCAGCGAGCGGGTCAAGGAAACCGTCCAATTAATTCGTCCCGGACATACCATCCAGATGCGGGTTTATCCCGAGGACGACCTGGCCACCAGAACGGTGGTGGATTCAAAGGGCATGGTCAATCTGCCGCAACTGGGATCAGTGCAGGTGGGCGGGTTGACTGTCGAGGATGCCGCCAAGCTCATCCAAGAACTGTATGCCAAAGGTTACTTGGTAAATCCCCAGGTGGACTTGCAGCTAGTGCTCGGTGAAGCTGCCGCCGCTGCTGTAAAACTCAGTCATTTTTCGGTTTTAGGCCAGGTCGCAAAGCCCGGCACCATTGATTTGCCACCCGAGGAAAGTGTCAATCTCCTTCAGGCCATCGCCATGGCTGGCGGCTATACCCGCTTGGGTTCACCTGCCAAAATCACGCTCGTCCGCATGGAAAATGGGCAGCCTAAAATTTACAAGCTCAACGCAGATAAAATGCTTAACGACCGTAAAAACAAGCCGTTTGAGATCCTTCCCAACGATATTATCACCGTCGGCGAAAAACTCTTTTAA